A DNA window from Elusimicrobiota bacterium contains the following coding sequences:
- a CDS encoding MCE family protein, which produces MTLETKVGAFVLGGLSLLATAIFLLGDVTFEKRYTLYGQFSDVANLSKDAPVKLSGVEVGQVRSIELVDGGARVVMSVRKGVDIYNDAVFQIGSTGIIGSKYLQVDQGSRAKGVIPANSTVRGEDPVSIEKSLTKALAKVEKLLDSMTKEGPRGTLADNLTETVANVREMTANLNDLIETTKPKLERAMGRTDDITEKLDALLAKSNTMMASLNTSSGTIGALLNDQKIKDDVKETVASVKEAAGTAKDVFGRITQFRVFWNYDWRYEHAVRTSRVDLGLKISPRDGRYYYVGGSNLANINDEKRGSKTDYARPNQIDGLIGFENGWWDVGFGVIRSGGGARVTLTPFHKDPILGRLSVAAQGHDFGRNRIIEGRRFSKPAYDLGAQIRVQKHVSLGGRVEDIAEVPRYQSWINIMFEDTDIAYLFGMVSFGAAGSKGRSKKQPDPRRARHFAARRGKAQGLFFRSKASNASRNTPSSLPFGYLCRIAAWASVMSRKKLSSAVKAMRTAWGGAGAGVGGGRAGDG; this is translated from the coding sequence ATGACGCTCGAAACGAAAGTCGGCGCGTTCGTGCTGGGAGGTCTGTCGCTCCTCGCCACCGCCATTTTCCTGCTCGGCGACGTCACCTTCGAGAAGCGCTACACGCTCTACGGCCAGTTCTCCGACGTCGCCAACCTCTCCAAGGACGCCCCGGTCAAGCTCTCCGGCGTCGAGGTCGGCCAGGTCCGCTCGATCGAGCTCGTCGACGGCGGCGCGCGCGTCGTCATGTCCGTCCGTAAGGGCGTCGACATCTACAACGACGCCGTGTTCCAGATCGGCTCCACCGGCATCATCGGCTCCAAGTACCTGCAGGTGGATCAGGGCTCCCGCGCCAAGGGCGTCATCCCGGCCAACTCGACCGTCCGCGGCGAGGACCCCGTCTCCATCGAGAAGTCCCTGACCAAGGCGCTCGCCAAGGTCGAGAAGCTCCTCGACAGCATGACCAAGGAAGGCCCCCGCGGCACCCTGGCCGACAACCTGACCGAGACCGTGGCCAACGTCCGCGAGATGACGGCCAACCTCAATGACCTCATCGAGACGACGAAGCCCAAGCTCGAGCGGGCGATGGGCCGCACCGACGACATCACCGAGAAGCTCGACGCCCTGCTCGCGAAGTCGAACACGATGATGGCCAGCCTCAACACCAGCTCCGGCACCATCGGCGCCCTGCTCAACGACCAGAAGATCAAGGACGACGTGAAGGAGACGGTGGCCAGCGTGAAGGAAGCCGCCGGCACCGCGAAGGACGTGTTCGGGCGCATCACGCAGTTCCGGGTGTTCTGGAACTACGACTGGCGCTACGAGCACGCGGTGCGCACCTCGCGCGTGGACCTCGGCCTCAAGATCTCGCCGCGCGACGGCCGCTACTACTACGTCGGCGGCTCGAACCTGGCCAACATCAACGACGAGAAGCGCGGCTCGAAGACGGATTACGCCCGTCCGAACCAGATCGACGGCCTGATCGGCTTCGAGAACGGCTGGTGGGACGTGGGCTTCGGCGTGATCCGCTCCGGCGGCGGCGCGCGCGTGACCCTTACGCCCTTCCACAAGGACCCGATCCTCGGCCGCCTCTCCGTCGCGGCCCAGGGCCACGACTTCGGCCGCAACCGCATCATCGAGGGGCGGCGCTTCTCCAAGCCCGCCTACGACCTGGGCGCGCAGATCAGGGTCCAGAAGCACGTCAGCCTCGGCGGCCGCGTCGAGGACATCGCCGAGGTCCCGCGCTACCAGAGCTGGATCAACATCATGTTCGAGGACACCGACATCGCCTACCTGTTCGGCATGGTCTCCTTCGGCGCCGCCGGCAGCAAGGGCCGGTCGAAGAAGCAGCCGGACCCTCGCCGCGCCCGTCACTTTGCCGCGCGCCGCGGGAAGGCCCAGGGCCTTTTCTTCCGCAGCAAAGCCTCCAACGCGTCGCGGAACACCCCGTCGAGCCTCCCGTTCGGATACTTGTGCCGCATCGCGGCTTGGGCTTCCGTCATGAGCCGGAAGAAGCTTTCGTCGGCGGTGAAGGCGATGCGGACGGCGTGGGGCGGCGCCGGCGCGGGCGTCGGAGGTGGAAGGGCCGGAGACGGATAG
- a CDS encoding ATP-binding cassette domain-containing protein: MIDAFGVVKRFGPRTILRGIDMKVETGETLVIIGGSGCGKSTFLKCVIGLHHPDEGKIVVDGVNVADLKTEREIADYRRKFGYLFQEGALFDSLTVWENITFGLRYLTDIEPGKYRKIASDCLALVGLKDVEDFKPSELSGGMKKRVALARAIAAQPSYILYDEPTTGLDPIMTDVIADLILDLQKQLKVTAIAVTHDMKAAYKVASRIAMFHEGKVLQVAHPEIIRISDNPYVRQFVDGKSEGPIKMKLKEFEAEGASNAHTVKAA, translated from the coding sequence ATGATCGACGCCTTCGGAGTCGTCAAGCGCTTCGGACCCCGCACCATCCTGCGGGGGATCGACATGAAGGTCGAGACCGGCGAGACGCTCGTCATCATCGGCGGCTCCGGCTGCGGCAAGTCCACCTTCCTCAAGTGCGTCATCGGCCTGCACCACCCCGACGAGGGGAAGATCGTCGTCGACGGCGTCAACGTGGCCGACCTCAAGACCGAGCGCGAGATCGCCGACTACCGCCGCAAGTTCGGCTACCTGTTCCAGGAAGGCGCCCTGTTCGACTCGCTGACGGTCTGGGAGAACATCACCTTCGGCCTGCGCTACCTGACCGACATCGAGCCCGGCAAGTACCGGAAGATCGCCTCGGACTGCCTCGCGCTCGTGGGCCTCAAGGACGTCGAGGACTTCAAGCCGTCGGAGCTCTCCGGCGGCATGAAGAAGCGCGTGGCGCTCGCCCGTGCCATCGCCGCCCAGCCGTCGTACATTTTGTATGATGAGCCCACGACGGGCCTGGATCCGATCATGACGGACGTCATCGCCGACCTGATCCTGGACCTTCAGAAGCAGCTGAAGGTGACCGCCATCGCCGTCACGCACGACATGAAGGCGGCATACAAGGTCGCCAGCCGCATCGCGATGTTCCACGAGGGGAAGGTGCTTCAGGTCGCGCACCCGGAGATCATCCGGATCAGCGATAACCCCTACGTTCGTCAGTTCGTGGACGGCAAGAGTGAAGGCCCGATCAAGATGAAGCTCAAGGAGTTCGAGGCGGAAGGCGCGTCCAACGCGCACACCGTCAAGGCAGCCTGA
- a CDS encoding ABC transporter permease, translating to MIANAVGGFGKFILESAEETGQFSFLVRSTIGWMTTYRIEWRQTLIQMVRVGVDSLPVTAMTAFFTGMVLALQTGASSKHFFNEPLFVGTVVSFSLVMELAPVMTAIVVAGRAGAAIAAELGTMKVTEQIDALYTLGTDPIRYLVIPRFIAFMCVLPLLTVASDFTGIFGGYLVAHAKYQIPATVYWHDIVDQMEIRHFVHGFLKTFVFAAVVSLVSCFKGVTTRGGAEGVGNATTAAVVISMVLILVLDYFATAVLNAFGIT from the coding sequence GTGATCGCGAACGCGGTCGGCGGCTTCGGCAAGTTCATCCTCGAGAGCGCGGAGGAGACCGGCCAGTTCTCCTTCCTGGTCCGCTCGACGATCGGCTGGATGACGACCTATCGGATCGAGTGGCGCCAGACTTTGATCCAGATGGTGCGCGTCGGCGTCGACTCCCTTCCCGTCACCGCGATGACCGCCTTCTTCACCGGCATGGTGCTGGCGCTTCAGACCGGCGCCTCGTCGAAGCACTTCTTCAACGAGCCTTTGTTCGTCGGCACGGTCGTCTCCTTCTCGCTGGTCATGGAGCTGGCTCCCGTGATGACCGCCATCGTCGTCGCCGGCCGGGCGGGCGCGGCGATCGCCGCCGAGCTCGGCACGATGAAGGTCACCGAGCAGATCGACGCGCTGTACACCCTCGGCACCGACCCCATCCGCTATCTCGTCATCCCGCGCTTCATCGCCTTCATGTGCGTCCTCCCGCTGCTCACCGTCGCCTCCGACTTCACCGGCATCTTCGGCGGCTACCTCGTGGCGCACGCGAAGTACCAGATCCCCGCGACGGTGTACTGGCACGACATCGTCGACCAGATGGAGATCCGCCATTTCGTGCACGGGTTCCTCAAGACCTTCGTGTTCGCGGCGGTCGTCTCCCTGGTCTCCTGCTTCAAGGGCGTCACCACCCGGGGCGGCGCCGAGGGCGTGGGCAATGCCACGACCGCGGCCGTCGTCATCAGCATGGTCCTCATCCTCGTCCTCGACTACTTCGCCACCGCGGTCCTCAACGCTTTTGGAATCACATGA